The Chryseobacterium suipulveris genome window below encodes:
- a CDS encoding nucleoside triphosphate pyrophosphohydrolase family protein, which translates to MQKIDSLNQVAEFHRTFNAPILESPQIPSKERCELRISLLQEELNELKEAIADNDIVEIADALCDLQYVLSGAVLEFGLGEKFVQLFDEVQRSNMSKACSTQSEADETIAFYKEKGEDAYSEVSGNKINVHRKSDNKVLKNKYYSPADLQAILNK; encoded by the coding sequence ATGCAGAAAATAGATTCGCTAAACCAGGTTGCAGAATTCCACAGAACGTTTAATGCCCCGATTTTAGAATCTCCACAGATCCCTTCCAAAGAAAGATGCGAACTAAGAATATCGTTGTTGCAGGAAGAGCTCAATGAACTGAAAGAAGCGATCGCCGACAACGATATCGTAGAAATTGCCGACGCATTGTGCGATCTGCAGTACGTTTTGAGCGGTGCGGTGCTTGAATTTGGTTTGGGCGAAAAGTTTGTTCAACTGTTTGATGAGGTGCAGCGTTCGAATATGTCAAAGGCATGCTCAACACAATCCGAAGCTGACGAAACAATTGCTTTCTACAAAGAAAAAGGTGAAGACGCCTATTCCGAAGTTTCAGGTAACAAAATCAACGTTCACCGAAAATCCGACAACAAAGTTCTGAAAAACAAATACTACTCTCCAGCTGATCTTCAGGCAATCCTTAATAAATAG
- a CDS encoding acyl-CoA dehydrogenase family protein: MSHDTLHNLNMIAETAKDFAEKNIRPNIMEWDESQTFPVELFHQLGEMGFMGIVIPEEYGGSGLGYQEYVTILDEISQVDPSIGLSVAAHNSLCTNHIYEFGNEEQRHKWLPKLASGKVIGAWGLTEHNTGSDSGGMSTTAVKDGDDWILNGAKNFITHAISGDIAVVMTRTGEKGAKNNSTAFVLEKGMPGFSSGKKENKLGMRASETAELIFDNVRVPDSHRLGEVGEGFKQAMKILDGGRISIAALSLGIARGAYKAALKYSLERQQFGRPINQFQAINFMLADMATEIDASELLIRRASTLKDANQKMTKEGAMAKLYASEACVRISNNAVQIFGGYGYTKDFPVEKFYRDSKLCTIGEGTSEIQKLVIGREISK; this comes from the coding sequence ATGAGCCACGATACTTTACACAACCTGAATATGATTGCAGAGACTGCAAAAGATTTCGCAGAAAAAAACATCCGTCCAAATATAATGGAATGGGACGAGAGCCAAACCTTCCCCGTTGAACTTTTCCACCAGTTGGGTGAAATGGGCTTCATGGGAATTGTGATTCCGGAAGAATACGGAGGTTCCGGTTTAGGTTATCAGGAATATGTAACCATTCTCGACGAAATTTCTCAAGTCGATCCATCAATTGGATTATCTGTTGCGGCGCACAACTCACTTTGCACCAATCATATTTATGAATTCGGAAACGAGGAACAGCGCCATAAATGGCTTCCGAAGCTTGCTTCCGGAAAAGTAATCGGAGCGTGGGGATTAACAGAACACAACACCGGATCCGATTCTGGCGGCATGAGTACAACCGCTGTAAAAGATGGTGACGACTGGATTCTGAACGGTGCTAAAAATTTCATCACCCACGCAATTTCTGGCGACATTGCGGTTGTGATGACCAGAACCGGGGAGAAAGGCGCTAAAAATAATTCGACCGCCTTTGTTCTTGAAAAAGGAATGCCCGGATTCTCTTCAGGAAAGAAAGAAAACAAACTCGGGATGCGCGCATCCGAAACTGCGGAACTGATTTTCGACAATGTGCGGGTTCCTGATTCACATCGTTTAGGTGAAGTGGGCGAAGGTTTCAAACAGGCAATGAAAATCTTGGACGGAGGTAGAATCTCGATCGCCGCATTAAGTTTGGGAATTGCGAGAGGAGCTTACAAAGCCGCCTTGAAATATTCATTGGAACGTCAACAGTTTGGGCGACCAATCAACCAGTTCCAGGCGATCAACTTTATGCTTGCCGATATGGCGACAGAAATCGATGCATCGGAATTGCTGATCAGAAGAGCTTCCACTCTGAAAGACGCCAATCAAAAAATGACCAAGGAAGGTGCGATGGCTAAACTTTACGCTTCTGAAGCATGTGTAAGAATCTCTAACAATGCCGTACAGATTTTCGGCGGATACGGATACACCAAAGATTTCCCGGTTGAGAAGTTCTACCGAGATTCCAAACTTTGCACCATCGGCGAAGGAACATCCGAAATCCAAAAGTTGGTCATCGGCAGAGAAATCTCAAAATAA
- a CDS encoding endonuclease translates to MRKLLFSLFIVPAILLAQEPAGYYNGTTGLTGYALKTKLRDIISAKNVNWHYSDLQNIYNQTDIDKFYDYDATNTSYLLDIYSNNPTGTTAYHYTSAQMIGSSNAEGLGWNREHQMPQSTFNSNYPMYSDLFFVIPTDARINQLRSNYPYGISSTTPSYVYYTFTNGSKIGRNNTPNSAYTGRVYEPHPEFKGDIARALLYFVVRYEGKLGSFNFYNGTSPANDRSPLDGTEEKAFEDWYISLLLQWHNEDQVSPREIARNNSVFAVQKNRNPFIDHPEWVNMIWGQTPSTVAPSTISDLNVTQTSAYFVNLSWTPSTGNGILGYKVYQNGTFIGYTKTNSFIADRLSPSTPYNFTVKAYNDNYMESAESNVVSVTTLDTDIYAKDLMITKYIEGTANNKALEITNKTGHAVDLTKYRLSIQYYSGTNYYFPAPYELEGVVENNSTFVVLNPKANLSCITNDQARFVTAAPQLTFDGSNYIELRNSSTTVDAVGTLAVNNFATLGNTSLYRNATVTQPSSTFVFEEWTKYPNDYCTGLGMLSASDVSVYADNNFTVYPNPSVGNIVYIKGKNLEKVQTVSILDISGKIVERLTAPFKNDNSLNVQKLTSGVYILQLDDKAVKFIKN, encoded by the coding sequence ATGAGAAAATTATTATTTTCGTTATTCATAGTTCCAGCTATTTTACTTGCGCAAGAACCTGCAGGTTACTACAACGGTACAACCGGACTTACCGGCTACGCATTGAAAACAAAGCTTCGCGACATTATTTCTGCGAAAAATGTGAACTGGCATTACAGTGATCTGCAGAATATCTATAATCAGACCGATATTGACAAGTTCTATGATTATGATGCGACGAACACTAGTTATCTGCTAGATATTTACTCGAATAATCCGACAGGAACTACGGCTTATCATTATACTTCGGCGCAGATGATCGGTTCTTCCAATGCAGAAGGATTAGGGTGGAACAGGGAGCACCAGATGCCGCAAAGTACCTTCAACAGTAATTATCCGATGTATTCGGACCTGTTTTTTGTGATTCCTACGGATGCGAGAATCAACCAGTTGAGAAGTAATTATCCTTACGGAATTTCGTCCACGACGCCATCTTATGTTTATTACACCTTTACCAATGGCTCAAAGATTGGAAGAAACAATACGCCGAATTCTGCGTACACAGGAAGGGTTTATGAGCCGCATCCCGAATTTAAGGGAGACATAGCGAGAGCGCTTCTGTATTTTGTGGTGAGATATGAAGGCAAACTTGGTTCATTTAATTTTTACAATGGAACTTCGCCGGCAAATGATAGGTCGCCTTTGGACGGAACTGAAGAAAAAGCTTTTGAGGATTGGTACATCTCCCTTCTTTTGCAGTGGCATAACGAAGATCAGGTTTCACCTCGAGAAATAGCGAGAAACAACAGTGTTTTCGCGGTACAGAAAAACAGGAATCCCTTTATCGACCATCCGGAATGGGTGAACATGATTTGGGGGCAAACTCCTTCAACCGTAGCTCCTTCTACAATTTCGGATTTGAACGTTACCCAAACAAGCGCTTACTTTGTTAACTTAAGTTGGACACCCTCAACAGGAAACGGAATTTTGGGCTACAAAGTTTACCAGAACGGTACCTTCATCGGATATACAAAAACCAATTCTTTCATTGCCGACCGACTTTCACCATCGACGCCGTATAATTTTACAGTGAAGGCATATAACGACAATTATATGGAATCGGCGGAAAGCAATGTTGTTTCTGTAACAACCCTCGATACCGATATCTACGCAAAAGATTTGATGATTACAAAATATATTGAAGGAACTGCGAATAATAAAGCGCTGGAAATTACCAACAAAACAGGTCATGCTGTTGATCTCACCAAATACAGATTGAGTATTCAGTATTATAGCGGAACCAATTATTATTTCCCGGCTCCATACGAATTGGAAGGTGTGGTTGAAAATAATTCAACTTTTGTAGTGCTAAATCCGAAAGCAAATTTATCCTGCATTACCAATGATCAGGCGAGATTTGTAACCGCAGCGCCGCAACTCACTTTTGACGGAAGCAATTATATCGAACTCCGAAATTCTTCTACAACTGTGGATGCTGTTGGAACTTTGGCGGTCAATAACTTTGCGACTCTCGGCAATACTTCTCTTTACCGTAATGCTACAGTAACACAACCGAGCAGCACTTTTGTTTTCGAAGAATGGACAAAGTATCCGAATGATTACTGCACCGGTTTAGGAATGCTGTCTGCTTCTGATGTTTCGGTTTACGCAGATAATAATTTTACGGTTTATCCGAATCCTTCTGTTGGCAATATTGTTTACATTAAGGGAAAAAATCTTGAGAAAGTGCAGACTGTTTCAATTCTCGATATTTCAGGAAAAATTGTGGAAAGATTAACGGCTCCTTTCAAAAATGACAACTCGCTGAATGTACAGAAACTAACTTCCGGAGTTTATATCCTGCAGCTTGATGACAAAGCGGTGAAGTTTATTAAGAATTAA
- a CDS encoding helix-hairpin-helix domain-containing protein, with translation MNIHLQLSAVKNYFFGFATSGSILITGLLYFNTTKKDNSFPTQIFTEETNASERIVLKAYDPNSLNKEEWMTLGFSEKQATTILKYKQAVGGSFVSKEQLRKCYAISESKYDEIEKYILLPETANRHFRSSRNSYRKTIQFAGYHSYRQKGSDELRIPGKFNPDHFSESDFEKMGFTERQAASILKYKNYLGGSFISKEKFKECFIISEENYRKMEPYLLLPQKTPENYSNQRSSFSNNYAKTEKPKVQYQNFDPNQTDFDGWKILGFTDKQAQTIINYRDRYLKGSFKSLEEIQKCYAISPEKFEEMRPYIVLNPDSFQKNNVSSTVSNHENPKSQKATASVESKTDFSKIDLNEINFKQLIEYGFDEKSAASFIGFRNKLGGFVNKQQILDTYNIDKVQAHRLIFIAPLTTDNVQKYSLMDAPESWLKNHPYFKYYADKIIYYRISFKNENKFFREMKVKPEAEEKMRLYMK, from the coding sequence ATGAACATACATCTCCAATTATCAGCAGTGAAAAACTATTTTTTCGGATTCGCCACTTCAGGATCAATTCTTATCACCGGTCTTTTATATTTCAACACGACTAAGAAAGACAACTCCTTTCCCACGCAAATATTCACGGAAGAAACAAATGCCTCCGAAAGAATTGTTCTGAAAGCATACGATCCCAATTCACTTAACAAGGAAGAGTGGATGACTTTAGGATTTTCAGAAAAACAGGCAACAACGATCCTAAAATACAAACAAGCAGTGGGCGGAAGCTTTGTTTCAAAAGAACAATTGAGAAAATGCTATGCAATTTCCGAGAGTAAATATGATGAGATTGAAAAGTACATTCTTCTGCCGGAAACAGCGAACAGACATTTTAGAAGTAGCAGAAATAGCTATCGAAAGACTATACAGTTCGCCGGTTACCATTCATACCGACAAAAAGGCAGCGATGAACTTCGAATCCCAGGTAAATTTAACCCAGACCATTTCTCAGAGTCAGATTTTGAAAAAATGGGGTTTACAGAAAGACAGGCAGCTTCTATTTTAAAATACAAAAACTATCTTGGCGGAAGCTTTATCAGCAAGGAAAAGTTTAAGGAATGTTTTATCATTAGCGAAGAAAACTATCGCAAAATGGAACCTTACCTTTTGCTTCCGCAAAAAACTCCCGAGAATTATTCAAATCAAAGATCAAGTTTCTCCAACAACTATGCAAAAACAGAAAAGCCGAAAGTTCAGTATCAAAATTTCGACCCCAATCAAACCGACTTCGATGGTTGGAAAATTCTGGGCTTTACCGATAAACAGGCACAAACCATTATCAACTACAGAGACCGGTATTTGAAAGGCAGTTTTAAGTCATTGGAAGAAATCCAGAAATGTTACGCCATCTCTCCTGAGAAGTTTGAGGAAATGAGACCGTACATCGTTCTAAATCCTGACTCGTTTCAAAAGAATAACGTTTCTTCAACCGTTTCAAATCATGAAAATCCGAAATCACAAAAGGCGACAGCTTCTGTTGAATCCAAAACTGATTTTTCTAAAATTGATTTAAACGAGATCAACTTCAAACAACTGATCGAATATGGTTTTGATGAAAAAAGCGCGGCAAGCTTCATCGGTTTCAGAAACAAACTGGGCGGTTTCGTCAACAAGCAGCAAATCTTAGACACCTATAATATCGACAAAGTTCAGGCGCACCGATTGATTTTCATTGCACCGCTAACTACAGATAATGTTCAGAAATACTCACTGATGGACGCGCCTGAATCCTGGCTGAAAAACCATCCTTACTTTAAATATTATGCGGATAAAATTATCTACTACAGAATCTCCTTCAAAAATGAAAACAAATTCTTCAGGGAAATGAAGGTAAAACCAGAAGCGGAAGAAAAAATGCGGCTCTATATGAAGTAA
- a CDS encoding MerR family transcriptional regulator — MKIDLPDKLYYPIGEVAKAFGVNTSLIRYWEQEFPIIKPKKNKKGNRYFTPEDIKNLKIIYHLVKEKGYTLDGARIALTTNSKISETITIIDRLEFVKAELQKLKESLADKPEQ; from the coding sequence GTGAAGATTGATCTGCCCGATAAATTATATTATCCCATTGGCGAAGTCGCCAAAGCTTTTGGCGTTAACACTTCGCTAATCCGTTATTGGGAGCAGGAGTTCCCAATCATCAAACCCAAAAAAAACAAAAAGGGAAACCGCTATTTTACTCCGGAAGACATAAAGAATCTGAAGATCATTTATCACCTTGTTAAAGAAAAAGGTTACACCCTCGATGGAGCAAGGATTGCATTGACGACCAACTCCAAAATCTCCGAAACCATTACCATTATCGATCGGCTAGAATTTGTGAAGGCCGAACTGCAGAAGCTTAAGGAATCACTGGCAGATAAACCCGAACAATAA
- the rpsA gene encoding 30S ribosomal protein S1 translates to MSETTNKETVLLNQNVAPEQFDWDSFESGLDADARKEKSDLEEIYNGSLNNLSDNDVLVGKVVRLTDKEAIVDINFKSEGVISLNEFRYNQGLQVGDEVEVMVDRREDKTGQLQLSHKKARTLKAWDKVNELHESGEIVNGFVKSRTKGGMIVDVHGIEAFLPGSQIDVKPIKDYDQFVGKTMEFKVVKINPEFKNVVVSHKALIEADLEGQKREIIGQLEKGQVLEGTVKNITSYGVFIDLGGVDGLIHITDLSWSRVNHPSEILEDGQTVKVVILDFDDEKTRIQLGMKQLEPHPWDALSADMKVGDRVKGKVVVLADYGAFVEVAPGVEGLIHVSEMSWSTHLRSAGDFVKVGDEVEAEVLTLDREDRKISLGMKQLNQDPWSNIETKYPVGSKHVGTVRNFTNFGVFVELEEGIDGLIYISDLSWTKKIKHPSEFCAVGDKLDVVVLELDTAARRLSLGHKQLLENPWDKFETKYAEGTVHTGKATEVFDKGAQVQFEDAEVEAFCPSRLLEKEDGSKIKKGEEAEFKVIEFNKEFKRVVVSHTGIFRDEERKNVRDNAQKPAASSSNEEKATLGDLDVLAELKKKMEGN, encoded by the coding sequence ATGTCTGAAACGACAAACAAAGAAACGGTTCTTTTGAACCAAAACGTAGCACCTGAACAATTTGACTGGGATTCTTTCGAGTCTGGTCTTGATGCTGATGCAAGAAAAGAAAAAAGCGACCTCGAGGAAATCTACAACGGGTCTCTTAACAACTTGAGCGACAACGACGTACTTGTAGGAAAAGTAGTAAGACTTACCGACAAAGAAGCGATTGTTGACATCAACTTCAAGTCTGAAGGTGTTATTTCTCTGAACGAATTCCGTTACAACCAAGGATTGCAGGTAGGTGATGAAGTTGAGGTAATGGTCGACAGAAGAGAAGACAAAACAGGTCAGTTGCAACTTTCCCACAAAAAAGCGAGAACGCTTAAAGCTTGGGATAAAGTAAACGAGCTTCACGAAAGCGGTGAAATCGTAAACGGATTTGTAAAATCAAGAACTAAAGGAGGTATGATCGTTGACGTACACGGTATCGAGGCATTCTTGCCTGGATCACAGATCGACGTGAAGCCAATCAAAGACTACGACCAGTTCGTAGGAAAAACAATGGAATTCAAAGTGGTGAAAATCAACCCAGAATTCAAAAACGTGGTAGTTTCTCACAAAGCGTTGATCGAGGCAGACCTTGAAGGACAGAAGAGAGAAATCATCGGTCAGCTTGAAAAAGGTCAGGTTCTGGAAGGAACTGTGAAGAACATCACTTCTTACGGGGTGTTCATCGATCTTGGAGGTGTTGACGGATTGATCCACATTACAGACCTTTCTTGGTCAAGAGTAAACCACCCATCAGAAATCCTTGAAGACGGACAGACTGTGAAAGTGGTAATCCTTGATTTCGATGATGAGAAAACTAGAATCCAGTTGGGTATGAAGCAGTTGGAACCACATCCGTGGGATGCGCTTTCTGCTGATATGAAGGTAGGTGACAGAGTTAAAGGAAAAGTGGTTGTTCTTGCTGACTACGGTGCATTCGTTGAGGTTGCTCCAGGTGTTGAAGGATTGATCCACGTTTCTGAAATGTCTTGGTCAACTCACTTGAGAAGCGCGGGAGATTTCGTGAAAGTAGGTGACGAAGTAGAAGCTGAAGTTTTGACTTTGGACAGAGAAGACAGAAAAATCTCTTTGGGAATGAAGCAGCTTAACCAGGATCCTTGGTCAAACATCGAAACTAAATATCCGGTTGGTTCTAAGCATGTTGGAACCGTAAGAAACTTCACCAACTTCGGAGTATTCGTTGAGTTGGAAGAAGGAATCGATGGATTGATCTACATTTCTGACCTTTCTTGGACTAAGAAAATCAAGCACCCATCTGAGTTCTGTGCAGTAGGTGATAAGTTAGACGTAGTTGTTCTTGAATTGGATACTGCTGCAAGAAGACTTTCATTAGGACACAAGCAACTGTTGGAAAATCCTTGGGATAAGTTCGAAACTAAATATGCTGAAGGTACTGTACACACAGGAAAAGCTACAGAAGTTTTCGACAAAGGAGCTCAGGTTCAGTTCGAAGATGCTGAAGTTGAAGCTTTCTGCCCATCAAGATTATTAGAAAAAGAAGACGGTTCTAAAATCAAGAAAGGAGAAGAAGCTGAATTCAAAGTAATCGAGTTCAACAAAGAATTCAAGAGAGTAGTGGTTTCCCACACCGGAATCTTCAGAGATGAGGAAAGAAAGAACGTGAGAGACAACGCTCAGAAACCTGCAGCATCTTCAAGCAACGAAGAGAAAGCTACTCTTGGTGACCTCGATGTTTTAGCAGAATTGAAAAAGAAAATGGAAGGGAACTAA
- a CDS encoding T9SS-dependent M36 family metallopeptidase translates to MKNRNLPLKIAALFLAFSFGNLQAQDFKSIIQSHMSAKNTFAKPELSNFEVTNHDFSKSMNSEVVMFQQHYKGIPVYNSVGTALVRNSQVNYINENFTKDFTSASLPSTAKSNQAIFATVAQAMGLKNAANYELLNFGEADKDHAFAKTRLTYFVDSNNNLRLCHQYEFEEKGTSNYWEVLADAVTGEILSKQNLTLSCTFEHGAFGRDHSEHIADELLGHFVNDANDDSFSNSTVAALAPLDASYRVFPFPLESPNHGSRVMLANPWFTDASPDGWHSILGGTYLGTHTTTRGNNVMAYDDRANANAPGSYAEGGANRVFDFPFIVNDTTGNLNAATTNLFYANNKIHDIFYRLGFNEVSRNFQAWNYGKGGAQNDYVMAESQDGGGTNNANFSTPSDGGRGRMQMYLWDPDVIQRVFYNAPSEAVGRLVPNVISTTFGPALTVTGVTADVKVSPVLDACTPLPAGSLTGKIGLIERGTCEFQAKVQAVQDAGAVAAIIYSLPDSAPTGGMAGTNPNITIPSVLIENPEGVYMKGLLDGGTNVNITLKYDPATQPTRDGSFDNGIIIHEYGHGISNRRTGTGSGCLNTSINKEQMGEGWSDFFALMLTNQPGDNASVPRGIGTYAVTEPINGGGIRPAPYSPDFAVNNFTYGKTNGMEYTNASGVLTTNVHSIGFVWATMLWDLHWKYVEKYGYSSDVMANNTNGSTRVLQLVYNALGLQGCNPGFIEGRNAIIAAEQAATGGADKCMIWNVFAKRGLGVNAASGSKTNINDQVEDFNVPADCLMATNEAGVKDALSIYPNPAKNEFFIKSGKAIAGKVLVEIFDASGKVVSSQRMSADAAVNTQTLTNGVFVVKVSGLGVNYSSKLMIKK, encoded by the coding sequence ATGAAAAATAGAAATTTACCCTTGAAAATTGCGGCGCTTTTTCTTGCATTTTCTTTCGGGAATTTACAGGCGCAGGATTTTAAGTCCATCATTCAGAGCCATATGTCGGCTAAGAACACTTTTGCTAAACCAGAACTCAGCAATTTCGAAGTCACCAACCACGATTTTTCGAAATCGATGAATTCGGAGGTGGTGATGTTTCAGCAACATTATAAAGGAATCCCTGTATACAATTCCGTGGGAACAGCTTTGGTGAGAAACTCACAGGTAAACTATATCAACGAAAATTTTACTAAGGATTTCACTTCGGCTTCGTTGCCTTCGACTGCAAAATCAAATCAGGCAATTTTTGCGACGGTAGCACAAGCTATGGGATTGAAAAACGCAGCTAATTATGAGCTGCTCAACTTCGGTGAGGCAGATAAAGACCATGCATTTGCCAAAACCAGACTGACTTATTTTGTCGATAGCAATAATAATCTTCGTTTATGCCATCAATACGAATTTGAAGAAAAAGGAACTTCAAACTATTGGGAGGTATTGGCAGATGCTGTAACCGGCGAGATTCTGAGTAAGCAGAACCTTACACTTTCCTGTACTTTTGAGCACGGTGCTTTCGGAAGAGACCATTCTGAGCACATTGCTGACGAACTCTTGGGTCATTTTGTAAATGATGCGAATGATGATTCGTTTTCAAATTCAACTGTTGCTGCTTTAGCGCCGCTTGATGCTTCCTATCGCGTATTCCCTTTTCCTTTAGAAAGTCCTAACCACGGTTCGAGAGTAATGTTGGCCAATCCATGGTTTACCGACGCGTCACCCGACGGATGGCACAGTATTTTGGGCGGGACATACTTGGGAACCCACACCACCACGCGTGGAAACAACGTAATGGCGTATGATGACCGCGCAAATGCAAATGCACCGGGATCCTATGCGGAAGGTGGGGCAAACAGAGTTTTCGATTTCCCGTTTATAGTTAATGACACTACCGGAAACCTTAATGCGGCCACAACCAATCTGTTTTATGCCAACAACAAAATTCACGATATTTTCTACCGTTTAGGATTTAATGAAGTTTCAAGAAATTTCCAGGCGTGGAATTATGGAAAAGGAGGAGCTCAAAACGACTACGTTATGGCTGAATCTCAAGACGGAGGTGGAACCAATAATGCTAACTTCAGTACACCGAGTGACGGAGGTAGAGGAAGAATGCAGATGTATCTTTGGGATCCAGATGTTATTCAAAGAGTTTTTTACAACGCTCCATCTGAAGCCGTGGGTAGATTAGTGCCTAACGTTATTTCTACCACTTTCGGTCCTGCTCTTACTGTAACAGGAGTAACGGCCGATGTTAAGGTTTCACCTGTATTAGACGCATGTACTCCGCTTCCAGCTGGATCATTAACCGGCAAGATAGGACTCATTGAAAGAGGTACTTGCGAATTCCAAGCAAAAGTTCAGGCAGTGCAAGATGCAGGTGCAGTTGCAGCAATTATTTATAGCTTACCAGATTCTGCTCCAACTGGTGGAATGGCGGGAACAAACCCGAATATAACAATTCCATCTGTGTTGATCGAAAATCCTGAAGGCGTTTATATGAAAGGATTGCTGGACGGTGGAACAAATGTTAACATTACCTTGAAATACGATCCAGCTACTCAACCAACAAGAGACGGAAGCTTCGACAACGGAATTATTATCCATGAATATGGACACGGGATTTCCAATAGAAGAACAGGAACCGGTTCAGGATGTTTAAACACTAGCATTAACAAAGAGCAGATGGGCGAAGGTTGGTCTGATTTCTTTGCATTAATGCTTACCAACCAACCGGGAGACAACGCTTCCGTCCCAAGAGGAATCGGGACTTATGCAGTAACAGAACCTATCAACGGTGGCGGAATTCGACCTGCTCCTTATTCTCCTGACTTTGCTGTCAATAACTTTACTTATGGTAAGACAAACGGTATGGAATATACCAATGCGTCAGGAGTATTGACAACCAATGTGCACTCAATTGGATTTGTATGGGCTACAATGCTGTGGGATCTGCACTGGAAGTATGTTGAGAAATACGGATATTCATCGGACGTGATGGCAAACAATACCAACGGAAGTACAAGAGTGCTTCAATTGGTGTATAACGCTTTAGGACTTCAGGGATGTAATCCTGGATTTATCGAAGGAAGAAACGCAATTATTGCGGCAGAGCAAGCAGCAACAGGAGGTGCGGACAAATGTATGATCTGGAATGTATTTGCGAAAAGAGGATTGGGTGTAAACGCAGCTTCTGGTTCAAAAACCAACATCAACGATCAGGTTGAAGATTTCAATGTTCCTGCAGACTGTCTGATGGCAACCAACGAAGCCGGAGTTAAGGATGCGCTAAGCATTTATCCGAATCCAGCTAAGAACGAGTTCTTCATCAAATCTGGAAAAGCAATTGCAGGAAAGGTTTTGGTTGAGATTTTCGATGCTTCAGGAAAAGTGGTTTCAAGCCAAAGAATGTCAGCTGATGCAGCAGTTAACACTCAAACTCTAACAAATGGAGTTTTTGTGGTGAAAGTTTCCGGCTTAGGCGTGAACTATTCTTCCAAACTTATGATTAAAAAATAA